A window of the Pecten maximus chromosome 19, xPecMax1.1, whole genome shotgun sequence genome harbors these coding sequences:
- the LOC117318096 gene encoding keratin, type II cytoskeletal I-like — protein sequence MDGMGGGPGMGGMGSGPGMGSGQGGMGGMGPGQGMGSNQGMSGNQGMGGMGGNFQGGNNMMGGPNQGMGVGNPDLPPPTQRPPGMGGMGGNQRFGGMPQNNPMTGPMGSNQGPQQNPNNPRRQQNTRRIQPRGNARRFMRNTNLP from the coding sequence ATGGATGGTATGGGAGGCGGCCCGGGAATGGGAGGCATGGGAAGCGGTCCAGGAATGGGAAGTGGCCAAGGAGGAATGGGAGGAATGGGACCCGGTCAAGGAATGGGTAGCAACCAGGGAATGAGTGGAAACCAAGGAATGGGCGGCATGGGTGGCAATTTTCAGGGTGGTAATAACATGATGGGAGGTCCAAATCAAGGAATGGGAGTTGGTAACCCAGATCTTCCACCACCAACACAAAGACCACCGGGTATGGGCGGCATGGGAGGAAACCAACGATTTGGAGGAATGCCGCAAAACAATCCGATGACAGGACCAATGGGCAGTAACCAAGGTCCACAACAAAATCCAAATAATCCAAGAAGGCAACAGAATACGCGAAGAATACAACCCAGGGGAAATGCAAGACGTTTTATGAGGAACACGAATTTACCATGA